From Bacillus pumilus, one genomic window encodes:
- a CDS encoding diguanylate cyclase gives MFLTNALYLWAIMSFQLFKLSPIAMERVFEHMSEGVLILDRYRTLIDYNPAAASIIPALSNKKGIGYKIDDIFSGIIKDTAFIQWLRSPQDHSQYDLMWKKEEDQSSYYHLTASSLFNRRGEIEGRQIVISDVTEQRLLQEELERRAYIDGLTNIFNRSSFIERTQMILEEDAQDTAILLFDIDFFKQINDTHGHHIGDEALRHVVTICQQHLQMDDLFGRYGGEEFAICLPHHSFEEACHIAERMRHSFETSFFETDEEKVRVTASFGIAHTAYDPNVLETLLFEADQALYMSKRQGRNRIYASTGADYMLYEEHDLPPASH, from the coding sequence ATGTTTTTAACCAATGCACTCTACTTATGGGCGATTATGTCGTTCCAGCTCTTTAAGCTCTCTCCCATTGCAATGGAGCGTGTGTTTGAGCATATGTCTGAAGGGGTTCTCATTTTAGATCGATACCGGACACTCATAGATTACAACCCCGCTGCTGCATCGATCATTCCAGCACTTTCTAATAAAAAGGGCATTGGCTATAAAATTGACGATATTTTCTCAGGGATCATCAAAGATACCGCGTTCATTCAGTGGCTGCGTTCTCCGCAGGATCATTCGCAATATGATTTAATGTGGAAAAAGGAAGAAGATCAGTCCAGCTATTATCACCTGACCGCTTCATCGTTATTTAATAGAAGAGGAGAGATCGAGGGCAGGCAAATTGTGATCAGTGATGTAACAGAGCAGCGTTTGCTGCAGGAAGAGCTGGAGCGTCGTGCGTATATTGATGGGTTGACGAATATCTTCAATCGTTCTTCTTTTATTGAACGAACGCAGATGATCTTGGAAGAGGATGCGCAGGATACGGCGATCTTGCTGTTTGATATTGATTTCTTTAAACAAATCAATGACACGCATGGACATCATATTGGAGACGAGGCGCTGCGTCATGTTGTCACCATTTGTCAGCAGCATTTACAGATGGACGATTTATTCGGACGATATGGCGGAGAAGAGTTTGCTATTTGTCTGCCGCATCATTCATTTGAAGAGGCATGTCATATTGCGGAGCGAATGAGACATTCGTTTGAGACGAGTTTCTTTGAGACTGATGAGGAAAAAGTGCGAGTGACAGCGAGCTTTGGAATCGCTCATACAGCTTATGATCCAAATGTATTAGAAACTCTTCTATTTGAAGCGGACCAAGCCTTGTATATGTCAAAACGCCAAGGGCGCAACCGGATTTATGCGTCAACTGGAGCGGACTATATGCTGTATGAAGAGCATGATCTACCGCCAGCTTCTCATTGA
- a CDS encoding terpene synthase family protein produces the protein MLEVKNIPKIEECFESSINPYVKKVHEDTVNWAKINNLMNDSNIKRYERQKISYLAGRSQPYDSYDSVRLSSDYLLLFCILDDYSDNLNNQKLYDIYSKKIIEILNERAFYDDDTFLYAWHDWWKRLSIGMPDEWKKRIIQSIQNCFNSIKWEIKNEKEKCIPTLEEYVNHRMHSGSVFVCFDLIERGGRSFIPASSRSILLRDLINSINKIVNWTNDLLSFKKEFENDEIHNLVIILQKQENCSIETALDRAKEMLNIEINTFIELKNKVFISNEPFDSGMIKFISRLENGVRGHYEWSMKTKRF, from the coding sequence ATGTTAGAAGTAAAAAACATACCGAAAATAGAAGAATGTTTCGAAAGTTCTATCAATCCTTATGTTAAAAAAGTACATGAAGACACAGTTAATTGGGCTAAAATTAATAATTTAATGAATGATTCAAACATAAAAAGATATGAAAGACAAAAAATTTCATACTTGGCAGGACGTTCTCAACCTTATGACTCTTACGACAGTGTAAGATTGTCTTCTGATTATCTTTTATTGTTTTGTATATTGGATGATTATAGCGACAATTTGAACAATCAAAAGTTATATGATATATATTCTAAAAAGATAATTGAAATTCTTAATGAAAGAGCATTTTATGATGATGATACTTTTTTATATGCGTGGCATGATTGGTGGAAACGTCTTAGTATAGGAATGCCTGATGAATGGAAAAAAAGAATTATTCAAAGTATTCAAAATTGTTTTAATTCTATTAAATGGGAAATTAAAAATGAAAAAGAAAAGTGCATACCAACTCTAGAAGAGTACGTCAATCATAGGATGCATAGTGGAAGTGTTTTTGTCTGTTTTGATCTAATAGAAAGAGGAGGTAGAAGTTTTATTCCTGCTTCTAGTCGTAGTATTTTACTGAGAGATTTAATTAACTCTATCAATAAAATAGTAAATTGGACAAATGATTTATTATCTTTTAAAAAAGAATTTGAGAATGATGAAATTCATAATTTGGTTATCATTCTGCAAAAACAAGAAAATTGTTCAATAGAGACAGCTTTAGATAGAGCAAAGGAAATGTTAAACATAGAAATTAATACATTCATTGAACTTAAAAATAAAGTCTTTATCAGTAATGAGCCTTTTGATAGTGGTATGATTAAATTCATATCTAGGTTGGAGAATGGTGTTCGAGGACATTATGAATGGAGTATGAAGACTAAAAGGTTCTAA
- a CDS encoding tryptophan RNA-binding attenuation protein: protein MSVIISTDDLEHVCPNCNGTSHISIKNEEKICPKCDGKGVILTALGQTLLHFMKKHIRN, encoded by the coding sequence ATGTCAGTCATTATATCAACAGACGATTTAGAGCATGTTTGTCCTAATTGTAATGGGACAAGTCATATTTCTATTAAGAACGAAGAAAAAATATGCCCAAAATGTGATGGGAAAGGTGTTATCCTAACTGCTTTAGGCCAAACATTACTTCATTTTATGAAGAAGCATATACGCAATTAA
- the smpB gene encoding SsrA-binding protein SmpB — MPKGEGKVVSQNKKANHDYFIEETYEAGLVLQGTEIKSIRAGKVNLKDSFAKIERGEVFLHNMHVSPYEQGNRYNHDPLRTRKLLLHRKQISKLIGATKEEGYSLVPLKLYLKNGFAKVLIGIGKGKKKYDKRDDLKKKDAKREIERAFRDRQKQF, encoded by the coding sequence ATGCCAAAGGGAGAGGGAAAGGTTGTTTCCCAAAACAAAAAAGCAAATCATGACTATTTTATAGAAGAAACGTATGAAGCCGGCCTTGTGTTACAAGGAACTGAAATCAAATCGATTCGTGCAGGAAAAGTGAATTTAAAAGATTCCTTTGCCAAAATCGAGCGAGGAGAAGTGTTTCTTCACAACATGCACGTGAGCCCATACGAGCAGGGGAACCGTTATAACCATGATCCGCTGAGAACGAGAAAGCTGCTGCTTCATCGCAAGCAAATCAGTAAATTGATTGGTGCGACAAAGGAAGAGGGCTACTCACTCGTGCCTCTGAAACTCTATTTAAAAAATGGCTTTGCCAAAGTGCTGATCGGAATTGGTAAAGGGAAAAAGAAATATGATAAACGTGACGATCTGAAGAAAAAAGATGCAAAACGCGAAATCGAGCGTGCTTTCCGTGATCGCCAAAAGCAATTCTAG
- the rnr gene encoding ribonuclease R produces the protein MQKEEFMDELLAFMKDEAYKPLTVQELEVMMEITNPDDYKELVKALVMLEDQGLIVRTRSDRYGVPEKMNLVKGKLSAHAKGFAFVTPEEFGQDDIFIPPNELGTAMNGDTVMVRVSHKSNGTKKEGTVIRILERNTQTVVGTYTETKSFGFVIPDDKKITTDIFIPKSAKNGAVEGHKVVVTLTSYPEGRMSAEGEVTEILGHKNDPGIDILSIIHKHGLPGEFPEEALQQAVDTPETIDQKDLEGRRDLRNETIVTIDGADAKDLDDAVTVQKLDDGKYKLGVHIADVSHYVTENSPIDQEAYERGTSVYLVDRVIPMIPHRLSNGICSLNPKVDRLTLSCEMVIDRNGKVVKHEIFQSVIKTTERMTYSDVNKILVDQDEELLDKYEPLVPMFQEMEKLAEILRDKRMERGAVDFDFKEAKVLVDDEGAAKDVVVRERSVAEKLIEEFMLVANETVAEHFHWLNVPFIYRIHEEPNPEKLQRFLEFVTTFGYIVKGTSTNIHPRALQSVLDAVRDQPEEVVIQTVMLRSMKQAKYDPESIGHFGLSTEFYTHFTSPIRRYPDLIVHRLIRTYLIQKKTDEATLEKWGQLLPEIADHASTMERRSVDAERETDDLKKAEFMLDKIGEEFDGMISSVTNFGLFVELPNTIEGLVHVSYMTDDYYRFDEQHFAMIGERTGNVYRIGDEITVKVVSVNKDEHSIDFEIVGMKGTRRKSPKDFKFKKRTDSPAKKGRGGQNASGDKPKEDKGGSDWFTGSKKKKKKKRVFDNAPKQKRKKKK, from the coding sequence GTGCAAAAAGAAGAATTTATGGATGAATTACTCGCTTTTATGAAAGATGAAGCTTATAAACCGTTAACCGTTCAAGAGCTGGAAGTGATGATGGAGATTACCAATCCTGATGATTATAAAGAGCTCGTCAAAGCACTTGTGATGCTGGAAGATCAAGGACTCATCGTTCGCACGCGCAGCGATCGCTACGGTGTACCAGAAAAAATGAACTTGGTAAAAGGAAAGCTGTCTGCTCATGCAAAAGGCTTTGCATTTGTGACACCAGAAGAGTTTGGACAGGATGATATTTTCATTCCGCCTAATGAGCTAGGCACAGCGATGAATGGTGATACGGTCATGGTTCGTGTCAGCCACAAATCAAACGGCACAAAAAAAGAAGGAACTGTCATCCGAATTCTGGAGCGTAATACTCAGACGGTTGTCGGTACCTACACAGAAACGAAAAGCTTTGGCTTTGTCATTCCTGATGATAAAAAAATCACAACCGATATCTTCATCCCGAAATCCGCTAAAAATGGAGCGGTCGAAGGGCATAAAGTGGTCGTGACGCTGACAAGCTACCCAGAAGGAAGAATGAGTGCAGAGGGCGAAGTGACTGAAATCCTCGGTCATAAAAATGACCCTGGCATTGATATTTTATCGATCATTCATAAACACGGCCTGCCAGGTGAGTTCCCAGAAGAAGCGCTTCAGCAGGCAGTAGACACACCTGAAACGATTGATCAAAAAGACCTGGAAGGCAGACGTGACTTGCGCAACGAAACGATTGTAACAATTGACGGAGCAGATGCGAAGGACTTAGATGATGCCGTTACGGTGCAAAAGCTGGATGATGGCAAATATAAGCTAGGGGTGCATATTGCAGATGTCTCTCATTATGTCACAGAGAACTCCCCGATTGATCAGGAAGCTTATGAGCGTGGAACGAGTGTGTATCTCGTAGACCGCGTCATTCCGATGATCCCGCACCGCCTGTCAAACGGTATTTGCTCATTGAATCCGAAGGTCGATCGTCTCACCCTGTCTTGTGAAATGGTCATCGATCGAAATGGGAAGGTCGTCAAACATGAGATTTTCCAAAGTGTGATCAAAACGACGGAAAGAATGACCTATTCTGATGTGAATAAGATTTTAGTCGACCAAGACGAAGAGCTTTTAGACAAATATGAGCCGCTTGTGCCAATGTTCCAAGAGATGGAGAAGCTTGCAGAGATTCTTCGCGACAAACGAATGGAGCGCGGGGCAGTAGACTTTGACTTCAAGGAAGCAAAAGTGCTTGTAGATGATGAAGGAGCGGCGAAAGACGTTGTCGTTCGTGAGCGATCTGTCGCAGAGAAATTAATTGAAGAATTCATGCTTGTTGCAAACGAAACGGTTGCAGAGCATTTTCACTGGTTGAATGTACCTTTCATATATCGAATTCACGAAGAACCAAATCCTGAGAAGCTTCAGCGCTTTTTAGAGTTCGTGACAACGTTTGGTTACATTGTGAAAGGAACGTCGACAAACATCCACCCGCGTGCACTTCAAAGTGTACTTGATGCTGTGAGGGATCAACCAGAAGAAGTTGTGATACAAACCGTGATGCTTCGTTCGATGAAACAGGCGAAGTATGATCCAGAAAGCATCGGCCATTTTGGGTTATCAACGGAATTCTATACGCACTTTACATCACCGATCCGCCGTTATCCGGATTTAATCGTGCATAGACTGATCAGAACCTATTTGATTCAGAAAAAGACAGACGAAGCAACCTTAGAAAAGTGGGGCCAGCTGCTGCCTGAAATTGCAGATCATGCGTCTACTATGGAGCGCCGTTCAGTCGATGCAGAGCGTGAAACAGATGACCTCAAGAAGGCAGAATTTATGCTTGATAAAATCGGTGAAGAGTTTGATGGCATGATTAGTTCCGTGACGAACTTTGGGCTATTTGTTGAACTGCCGAATACAATTGAAGGTCTTGTCCATGTCAGCTACATGACAGACGACTATTATCGTTTTGATGAACAGCATTTTGCCATGATCGGTGAGCGCACAGGAAATGTATATCGCATCGGTGACGAAATCACTGTCAAAGTGGTTAGTGTTAATAAAGATGAGCACTCCATTGATTTTGAAATCGTTGGCATGAAAGGCACCCGCCGTAAATCGCCAAAAGATTTTAAGTTCAAAAAACGGACAGATTCACCAGCGAAAAAAGGACGCGGAGGTCAAAATGCCTCTGGGGATAAACCAAAGGAAGATAAAGGCGGAAGTGACTGGTTCACAGGCAGTAAGAAGAAAAAAAAGAAAAAACGCGTATTTGATAACGCGCCAAAACAAAAGCGCAAAAAGAAAAAGTAA
- a CDS encoding alpha/beta hydrolase gives MKVVTPKPFTFKGGEKAVLLLHGFTGNTADVRMLGRYLNERGYTCHAPQYKGHGVPPEELVQSGPADWWKDVEEGYQFLKDEGYEEIAVCGLSLGGVFSLKLGYTVPVKGIVPMCAPMYIKSEEVMYQGVLEYARNYKKFEGKSEEQIEQEMEEFKKTPMGTLRSLQELIADVRNNVDMIYSPTFVVQARHDHMINTDSANIIYNEVETDQKHLKWYEESGHVITLDKEREKVHQDVYAFLESLNWSI, from the coding sequence ATGAAAGTTGTTACACCGAAACCATTTACGTTTAAAGGTGGAGAAAAGGCGGTGCTTCTTCTTCACGGTTTTACTGGGAATACAGCCGATGTTCGAATGCTAGGCCGTTATTTGAACGAAAGAGGGTATACATGCCATGCACCTCAATATAAAGGCCACGGTGTGCCGCCAGAAGAGCTTGTCCAATCTGGCCCGGCTGACTGGTGGAAAGATGTAGAAGAGGGCTATCAATTCTTAAAAGATGAAGGCTATGAGGAAATTGCGGTTTGCGGACTATCCCTCGGAGGAGTTTTTTCATTGAAATTAGGTTACACTGTACCTGTAAAGGGAATTGTACCTATGTGTGCACCTATGTACATAAAAAGTGAAGAAGTCATGTACCAGGGTGTACTAGAATATGCCCGTAACTATAAGAAATTCGAGGGTAAGTCAGAGGAGCAGATTGAACAGGAAATGGAAGAGTTCAAGAAAACGCCAATGGGTACACTGAGGAGCCTGCAAGAACTGATTGCAGATGTCAGAAACAATGTCGACATGATTTATTCACCTACTTTTGTTGTTCAGGCACGTCATGATCATATGATTAATACAGACAGTGCGAATATCATTTATAACGAAGTAGAGACAGATCAAAAGCATTTGAAATGGTATGAAGAATCAGGCCATGTGATCACGCTTGATAAAGAGCGCGAGAAGGTTCATCAGGATGTATATGCATTCTTAGAATCACTTAATTGGTCAATTTAA
- the secG gene encoding preprotein translocase subunit SecG gives MHAFVITLLVIVSIALIIVVLLQSSKSAGLSGAISGGAEQLFGKQKARGLDLILHRLTVILSVLFFILTLALAYLGV, from the coding sequence ATGCACGCATTTGTTATCACATTACTCGTAATTGTCAGTATCGCACTTATCATCGTTGTATTGTTACAATCAAGTAAAAGTGCTGGACTGTCAGGCGCTATTTCAGGTGGAGCCGAGCAGCTTTTCGGTAAGCAAAAAGCGAGAGGCCTTGACTTGATACTTCACCGATTAACGGTTATTTTGTCAGTGCTTTTCTTCATCTTAACACTTGCATTGGCATATCTAGGCGTGTAA
- a CDS encoding AbrB/MazE/SpoVT family DNA-binding domain-containing protein, with product MKRTGMVRHIDSLGRIVLPSEMRKVLNIKEEQLLEIFIEDQTIMLKKYDADKSCLLTGQVTKYNKSYGNGKVMLSPEGAERLLVELKQLLKEEATR from the coding sequence TTGAAAAGAACTGGGATGGTCAGACATATTGATTCACTAGGCAGAATTGTTCTGCCTTCAGAAATGCGCAAGGTACTCAATATTAAAGAAGAGCAGCTGTTAGAAATTTTCATTGAAGATCAAACCATTATGCTAAAAAAATATGATGCAGATAAGAGCTGCCTGTTAACTGGACAAGTGACGAAGTACAACAAAAGCTATGGAAATGGGAAAGTGATGCTGAGTCCTGAAGGAGCTGAACGTTTGTTAGTAGAATTAAAACAGCTATTGAAAGAAGAAGCAACCCGTTAA
- a CDS encoding helix-turn-helix domain-containing protein gives MMVEKIQIRRAFVMQYMIENDMSLNQLADEIGISPATLSRVLNGHRKPGQLVIGKMIHYFDKKFEDLFYYEDIDKSQ, from the coding sequence ATGATGGTCGAAAAGATTCAGATCAGGCGGGCTTTTGTCATGCAGTATATGATCGAAAACGATATGTCTTTAAATCAGCTCGCTGATGAAATTGGCATTTCTCCTGCCACACTCAGCAGGGTATTAAATGGTCATCGGAAACCAGGCCAGCTTGTCATTGGCAAAATGATTCATTACTTTGATAAAAAATTTGAAGATCTATTTTACTATGAAGATATTGACAAAAGTCAATGA
- a CDS encoding helix-turn-helix domain-containing protein, with the protein MNHFGEQLRILRENRKMSVNQLAMYSGVSAAGISRIENGKRGVPKPLTIKKLAHALKVPYEDLMLLAGHIEQEQVHEMKPKYESMLKIYQTALQKDVEHLPIFDGDKWERLSAQDISQLNEYFLTLINQKKANK; encoded by the coding sequence ATGAATCACTTTGGTGAACAATTACGCATTTTAAGAGAAAATAGAAAAATGTCTGTCAATCAACTCGCCATGTATTCAGGTGTAAGCGCTGCTGGAATTTCTCGTATTGAAAATGGAAAGCGCGGTGTGCCAAAACCTTTGACTATCAAAAAATTAGCACATGCCTTGAAGGTGCCTTATGAGGATTTAATGCTGCTTGCCGGTCATATTGAACAGGAGCAAGTTCATGAAATGAAACCAAAATATGAATCCATGTTGAAAATCTATCAAACGGCGCTTCAAAAGGATGTAGAACATCTTCCCATTTTTGATGGGGACAAATGGGAAAGGCTCTCCGCACAAGACATCAGCCAGCTGAATGAATACTTTCTCACGCTCATCAACCAAAAAAAGGCGAACAAATAG